Proteins found in one Zonotrichia leucophrys gambelii isolate GWCS_2022_RI chromosome 28, RI_Zleu_2.0, whole genome shotgun sequence genomic segment:
- the USE1 gene encoding vesicle transport protein USE1 — translation MAPGAEGSSGATMAATRLELNLIRLLSRCEALAAERRDPEEWRLEKYVGALEDMLRELKKQSSKPAPELLNEYSRKVDFLKGLLEAEKLSSSTEKALANQFLAPGRTPTTAKERTPATKTVHLQTKARCTGQMRSELLGTDPLAADDSEELNIRRRKGLPSDEKQSAVELDAVLQHHQDMQEKLAEEMLSLARSLKNNTLAAQNVIKQDNQTLSHSLRMADQNFEKLKDESDRLEQHAKKSVNWLLWIMLIVVCFIFISMILFIRIFPKLK, via the exons ATGGCGCCCGGCGCTGAGGGGAGTTCCGGTGCCACCATGGCGGCGACGCGGCTGGAGCTGAACTTGATTCGGCTCCTGAGCCGGTGCGAGGCGCTGGCGGCGGAGCGGCGGGACCCCGAGGAGTGGCGGCTGGAGAAG TATGTGGGTGCTCTGGAGGACATGCTCCGGGAGCTGAAGAAGCAGTCCAG CAAGCCAGCCCCTGAACTGCTGAATGAATACTCTCGCAAAGTGGACTTCCTAAAGGGACTCCTAGAAGCTGAAAAATTG TCTTCATCCACAGAAAAGGCTCTGGCCAACCAGTTCCTGGCCCCGGGGCGCACCCCGACCACAGCCAAGGAGAGAACCCCGGCCACCAAAACCGTGCACCTGCAGACCAAGGCGCGCTGCACGGGCCAGATGAGGAGCGAGCTGCTCGGCACA gaccccctggCTGCTGATG attctgAGGAGTTGAACATAAGGAGGCGAAA AGGCCTCCCATCAGACGAGAAGCAGTCGGCAGTGGAGCtggatgctgtgctgcagcatcacCAGGACATGCAGGAGAAGCTGGCTGAGGAAATGCTCAGCTTGGCTCGCAGCCTCAAAAACAACACCCTGGCTGCCCAGAACGTGATCAAACAGGACAACCAG ACACTGTCACACTCCCTCAGGATGGCAGACCAGAACTTCGAGAAGCTCAAGGATGAATCCGACCGCCTGGAACAGCACGCCAAGAAATCTGTCAACTGGCTGCTGTGGATAATGCTAATTGTAGTTTGTTTTATATTCATCAGCATGATTCTCTTCatcaggattttccccaaactgaaatga